The Gammaproteobacteria bacterium genomic sequence CCATCCGATTACACACAACTCAAAGCGCGCCGACTTCACGGGCATATCGCAAGCCGATGCCGAAGTCGGCGACGCGCTGTAAGCCGAGCCAGAGGGTCTTCACACCGGGCTCGCCATCGCTCTTTCGTCCCAGGAAACCGCCCAGCGTGGCGATCAGCCGGATCACCTGATTCAGTTTCGGGGCGTGCTTGGGCACTTTCTTCTTGAGCAGTACATGCGCGGCTTTCCATTCGTCGGGTTCGAAGAACAGTTCCGCAGGAAGCTCGGGGCAGTTGCGGCCCAGCCGCATCAGCCGCGCGATGCGCCAAGCCACCACCAGGTACAGCGCGATCGCCCGCTCCAAGCGCTCGACGCTGCTCAGCTGCAGGGCTTCGATGCGGCAGGCGTTCTTGACGATGTGAAACAGCAGCTCGATGTCCCAGCGCGCCCGGTACCAGTCGATCAGTTGAGTGGCCGATTCGAAATCGATCGCCTCGCGATTGGTCAGCAGCCGCCACTCCACCGGCTTGACGCCGGGCGACGCCTGGAGCTCCCGCGCCACCACGCAGCTCGCTTCAAGGCCTGGGGCCAGTTCAATTCGACGGGCGTAAATGGCTTGCTGCACCCGCCGCGCCGGCTGGCCGCGGCGCGAATGCAGGGTGAAGCCGATCGTGCCGACCGGCTCGCCCCGGGTGACGGTGTCCCACAGCTTCTGGCCGTTGGGCAGCTTGCGGTTGTGCTGCGAGCGGATCAGCCAGTCCGCCGGATGCCCCAATGCTTGGGCGCGCTGCATCAGCTCCAGAATGTCGCCTTCCCGGTCGGCCACGTACACCAGACGCGTCTGCGGCAACTCAGCGGCGCGCTCGGCCACCCGCTCAAAGCCTTCGATCCAGCGCTGACTTTCCACCGGCGCTTCGGCTGCGGCCGCCGAATCCTTGGCCGCACGCGCCCACATCCAGGCGTCCAGCACCCCCAGCGGCTCACGATCCGGCGTCACCGCATAGGTCGGATGCAGGTACATCCCGCGCTGAGCCTCATAGCTCAAGCGCCCCAGGCCAAAGATCGCCTGGCCGTTGAAGTCCAGCTCCGTCGTATCCTGCAGGCACAGCACTACCGGATGCGGCGCCATCCGAGTCTGGGTTGCGTTCCAGTGCGGCGCCAGAATGTCGCGCCAGTCCACCTCGTCCTGGCCGAAGAAGCGATAGGCGGCCTGCGTTTCGGCCCAGCCCCCGCAGGCGCTGGGAATACTGGCCATCGGCTGGCGCGCGAAGTCCTGCGCCAGCTTGATCAGGCGCTTGTTGCGTCGTGCATCGCCCAGGTCCAAGTCCGCGAATTCCTCAGCCGCCCAGCTCATCTGATCTCCACGTCTCATTTCAGATCAGTATGTTACGAGATCATTTTCGAGTTGTGTGTAAGCGGATGGGTAGACCCCCATCGCGCTTCGACGATCTTTTCGATCTGTTCTATTGTCAGCAGCCGGCTCTCTGATGTTCACGGCAGCACGTGCTGAAACATCAAGTCCGTCAACTGTACGGTGCCGACCGGGGTCTGGTCGAAGATCAGCTCCAGTTGCGTCAGCTTCGAAAGGTCGACGCCGCTGAACGCCTCCAAGGGAATTCGCAAGGCATTGAGCGTGGTTTTCTCGGCGCCGCCGTCGGCGTAGGCATCACCCGGCGGATCGAACAGGGCGAGGCTGAAGTCGCTGGCGGCCAAAGCGGCGCGTGAGCCGGCTGCGTCACTCAGGGCGATGTAGAAATCCTGACCGCCGGCGTTGTCGACATCACCATGCGAAACGCCGATGCGCAGACTCAGGGTGTCGTAGTCGCGCGCATCGAGACGCCCCAGTTCGCTGAGATAACGCGCCGGCGCGTCCCAGCTCAGCACCAGCTGATCGGCCGTGGAAAATGTGGGATCGGCGGATTCGCAGCCGCTCCCGTCGGCGCCGGTGGCGGTGCAGGTGCCGAAGGCGGAAAAGCCTTCGAGTATCACCGGCAGGTCCAGCGCATTGCTGCTTGTGGCCGTCGCCGCCGGCGTCGCGTCGAGCAGCAGCGTGTCTTGCGGCGCGGACTGGATGCTGAGGTGATAGCGCGCCTCGCAGGGCGCGATGCCATCGGGACAGGCGCTGGCCGGGACTTCGGAACGGCCGGTCCAATAGGCCGCGTAGTCGGCTTCGCCACCCACGAAATAGCGGAAGAATGAAGCCATGAAGAACTCGCCGAAAGCACGCTGGCCCTCCGGCGTGTCACGCGCACTTGTGGCAGCGTTGGCTCCGCAATACGGTTCGTTGCGGCTGCCGTAGAGCGTCCAGTCGTCCGAGGTCCAGACGGTGTTGAAGTAGTTGTGATTGGCGCCCATCGCCAGAATCTGGAAATGCGGCCCGCCGGGTTTGCCGCGCGAATCGTCGAACACATAGGCACCCATCAGATTCTGCACATCGCCATCGCAGTACGGCAGCAAGGTGGCATAGGTAGCGCCCGAGACGATCATGCTGGTGTAGTCGGTCGGCGCCAATGCGAACACTGCGAGGATGTTGTGTGGCTGCGCGCGCGTAGGGTTAAGCGCCAGCGCCTTGGCGACGCCTTCGCCTCCGCGCGAATGTCCCATGATGCCGACGCGCGAGAAATCCAGCTTGCCGATCAGGTCGTCGAAGGCCTGCCCGCCGGCGGAATTGATCTGTCGGAATTCATCGAGGTGCCGCAGGATCAGCTCGCCGCGCGCCAGTGCGCCGGCATCGCCGGCACTGGAACTGCCATCGTTGTCGTTGATGTCGTTGGCGTCGATGGAAATCACGGCGTAGCCGTGGCTGGCGAGGTTTTCGGCGAGGTAATCGTAGCCGCGATAGCTATTGGCGGGCGTGATCACCGGCGCGAGATCGGGGCAGTTGTCATCGCCCACCGGAACCGGAATCTGCCCCAGGCCCAGCTCACAGGTCTGGTGGCGGCCGTGCTGCAGCAGGATCACGGGAAACGGGCCGGACTGTTCCTGCGGTACGCGGATATAGCCGTGAATATCGGTGTCGTAGCTGGCGCCGGTCTGCTCGTCGCTGACCGTCATGCGGCCGAAGTCGTAGTCGATGTCGGTCGAAGTGTATGGCCCCGAAGGCGCCGAATCCGGCGCCACCGCAGGAACCACAGGCGGCGGAACAAAGTCGGTTCCGTCATCGTCCTGCGGCCCGGCTGAAGCACCACAGCCACACAGCATCACAACCACCAGCGCGGCCACTAAGTTGCGCATTCCCTGCTACCCCCGAATCCTGAAATCTGTTTTTGTAACTGCGGACGTCCGCACAATGCATGCCACGCCCGGTTTGCGCGGGCGGCGAGGACGCCGGACACTCGGCCTCCTTTTCACGTCCCTCGCGCACCATGAACCCCAAGCCATACTTCCCTGCTCGGGCTGAGCGCCTGTGGCTCATCCGAGCCTGCGCCGGCATCGGACCCGGCCGTGGTGCACGAAAGCTTCACGCTCGATTCCCAGGTGCTGGGCGAGCAACGGCGTCTCAACGTCTATACCCCACCTGGCTATGCTGACAGCGACACCATCTATCCCGTGCTGTACATGCCGGACGGCGGCATCGAGGAAGATTTTCCGCACATCGCCGCCAGCGTGGACGCGCTGATTCGCGAGCAGGCGATCGCGCCGGTGCTGGTGGTGGGCATCGAAAATACCGAACGCCGCCGCGACCTGACCGGCGAAACCACCGTGGAATCGGACCGGGACGTGGCACCGGCAATTGGCGGCTCCGACGATTTCCGCCGATTCATCTCACAGGAACTCGTTCCAGAAATTCGCAGGCGCTACCGCGTCAACACGCAGCGCGCGATCGTCGGCGAGTCGCTGGCGGGGCTGTTCGTGATGGAAACCTTTCTCGCGCATCCGAACCTGTTCGACCGCTACATCGCGATGAGTCCCAGCCTGTGGTGGAACGATCACACCCTGGTGCGTCAAGCCAAGAACCGACTGCCGCAACTGGCGGACATGCATCGCGTACTGTGGTTCACCACCGCCGACGAAGCCGACATCTATCCGTATACCGATCAGCTCGCGGAAACCCTGACGAGCGATGCGCCCAGGGATCTGGTCTGGCACTACGTGCCAATGAAGGGCCAGCATCACAACACGATCTTTCGCGCAGCCAAGGCGCAGGCGTTCAGAACGGCGCTGTGGAAAGACGAGCCATAGGCCGGCACGCATCAGATGTCGTGCGAGACCACCAATCCGCCCCACAGCAGCGAACGGTCGCCAGGGCCATCCCGTAACTCCGAACTCTGCAGGCGCATCACCCAGGAAACGCGATACTCGCCGACGATCTGCGCGGTAACGCCGGCCCAGGCCTCGGCGATCAGCGGCCGCGTGTCGGAATAGTCGTATTCCAGATCGCTGTGCCGGAACTGGCCCTGGAGAAAAGCGTTGTAGGCGCGCACATGCGCCTTGATGCCGGCCCAGACGTAGAGTTCCTTGATGTCGGAGCGCATTACGCTGCCGCCGGTGGCAGGTGCCGGCTCGGCAATGTATTCGACGCGATCCGGCGGGCCGCTCCACCACGGGGTGTTGATGCGCCCCCAACGGATCGACAAGGCGGTGCTGGCCTCGGTGAGATAGCCGACGCTGCCGGCGACCGCGCTCTTGATCTCGTAACGCGTGCTTGCGCCGGTATTGGCCGCACGCTGCAGATCCTGACGTGTCACGGTGTAACGGAAAGTGGGTTCACCGCCGTCCGAAATCTGATGGTCCCAGCCCTTCGGTTTCTGTGCGCCGATCGCGCCGTGGAACTGATCCTGGAATTCAGGAACGGCACGGGTACCGAGCACGCCGACCGAAAAGCTCGAGTGATAGACGGTACTGTCCGCGCCGCGTACGTAGCTGCGACCGTTGGCGATGTAGAGCAGGCTGGCATACGGCCGGTCGCCGGGTGTGACGGCGTCGAGCTGGATGTCGCCCGGCGTGAACGCGATCGCGCCGACCTGCAGTGAATGCAGTTGGTGCGTGTCGTCGAGCCGCGTACCGAGCACCATCTTGTCGAGCCAGGCCAGCGGCGTATCGACCGACACCAAGGATTCCTGCGCGCGCCGTCCGGAGAGCGTCAGCGCCATGCCGCCGGTGTAGTCCTCGTCGCGCTCGGCCGGTGTGAGCGCGTCGTTGTCGAAGTAGAAGGCCCAGCCGGTGTTGTATTTCTCGCGGCCTGAGGCATCAAGCACGATACCAGCCACCGGGCTGTCAGCCGGCCCACTGCCGGGCCCCTTGGCGAAGGCCGGCGTCGCCGTCAGCAGCAACATCGCGACAAGCCCCAGAAAGAATGCACCGCTATCGGCGCGACGCGCCTGCGGCGGACGGGATTCAAAGCGTACATCTCGGGGACCGGACCTCGTGTTCCTGTGGTGGGTCATGGCGGCAACTCCTGTGATACCGATGACGGCCTCACTCCATGACTCGGCTGGATCGGTGGACGGATCGCCCAGGGCTCAGCAATGAAAAGGGTGTTACCGGTCAGTAACTAATAAAAGCGAAAGTTACCGATCGGTAACAGCGCTGTCAAGTGCCGCAATGCTGGCGCCCCCTTTAGCGTGAATCACGCAGCGTGATGCCGACCGATCTTCGCCCGCTTGCGGGATAGGGGGTGAGGGAAACGGCCATGCCGCAGCAGATTCATTCTGCGGGGTGCGTTTGCGGCATGGCCGTTAGGGGGATTCAGGCCGGAGGGACCGGCTTCTAAGCTGCGACCCGGCGACGACAAGGACCGAGGACCGCGCGCCGATCTGCACCGACCGAACGGGGGAAAACCATGAACACAAAACCTTGGATGGCGGCACCACTGCTGCTGCTGATGCTCTCGGCCTGCGACAACGGTGGCGGCCATGACGGCGGCTGCCTGACGTTCACGGCCAGTACGCCGGTCAGCGCGACGGCGCCTGTGACTGACGTGATCCTCACGCAGAGTCAAGCGCCCTCGTCACCTCCGCGGCGGGTGGTGGGAAGAAGGTTTGCCCGTCTCATGGGCGCAGCACCGACATCAGCAAGTTGATCTGCCAGGCATTGCCACCAAGGCTCCTGGCGATCCGGCGCGCCAGCTCGAGCCGCCGTGGATGGGAGGCAATCGCCTCGGCCGCCGCTCTCAGGTAAGACCGTAACTCAATGCGTTGCAGTTCGCTCTGCGCGGCATACAGGCCGGCCGCCGGCTCGAAGAAGCCATCGACCCCGGCCTCGTTCATGACCTGAATCAGCGCCATCAGTGCGTAGACTCGATAATGACCGCCGGCCTCGAATCGCCTTGCCGAGGTTTCGAGCGCATCCGGCAACAGCAGCCATCGGCCCTGCGCGAAGATGTGGGCAGCGATGCGCTGATCCTCCAGGTACGGCAGATGCGTGTCGAAGCCGCCGAGCCCCTCGAAATAGTCGCGCCGGATCAGCAGGCCCTGATCGCCATTGACCGTCCCCGGCCGGTTGCTGGCGCTCTTGGCCTCGATGAAGCGGAACAGTCGTCCGTACCCGGACCGGCTGCGCAGGAAACGCAGCGGAAAGTGTCCCGCGACGCGCGTGTCGCCGACCGCCGCGATTCCGGCATCCAAGCAGTCGAGCGCCCGCCGCAATTGACGCGTATGGGTCGGTCGCGAATCGGCATGCAGAAACAACAGGCTGTCCGCGTGGCTGGCTGCGGCGCCGGCATTCATCTGCCGGCCGCGACCGCGCGGCGTTCGCAGAACCCGAGCCCCCAGGCTGCGACAGGCCCGGGCGGTGGTCTCGTCCGGGCTGGCGTCCGCAATGATCAGTTCCAGTTCGATCGCCTGCTGCGAACGCAGTGCGCGGATCAAGGCAGGCACCGCCATGGCCTCATCAAGCGTCGGCACCACGACGCTGAGCTGCGGCTTCACAGTCAGGCCGCGAGCCAGGCCGCCGCGGTCATCAGCACAATGCCGGGACTGATCGCACGCGCGAACGCTGCATCCCCAGCGCTGCGGGCAAGTACGAGCTTGGTCACGGCATTGGTGCTGAAGGCCAGCAGCACCGGCACCACGGCCGCGTTGGCGTGCAGTTTGCCGGCGGCGACCAGGGCGGCAGCCGCGATGGCCGGGGAATGGGCATCGGCGAAACCGGCGACGGCGGCCGCGATCGCGGTACCGGACCGGCCGAGCCACGCGGTGGCCGCTGCCGACACCAGCAGGACACCGGCGACCAGGGCGACGAAGCTCAGCGCGTCGCGCAGGCGGAAGGCGCGGCCCGCCGGCAGTGCATCGGCATCGGTACGGCGCCATCCGCGCCACGCGAAA encodes the following:
- a CDS encoding IS4 family transposase codes for the protein MSWAAEEFADLDLGDARRNKRLIKLAQDFARQPMASIPSACGGWAETQAAYRFFGQDEVDWRDILAPHWNATQTRMAPHPVVLCLQDTTELDFNGQAIFGLGRLSYEAQRGMYLHPTYAVTPDREPLGVLDAWMWARAAKDSAAAAEAPVESQRWIEGFERVAERAAELPQTRLVYVADREGDILELMQRAQALGHPADWLIRSQHNRKLPNGQKLWDTVTRGEPVGTIGFTLHSRRGQPARRVQQAIYARRIELAPGLEASCVVARELQASPGVKPVEWRLLTNREAIDFESATQLIDWYRARWDIELLFHIVKNACRIEALQLSSVERLERAIALYLVVAWRIARLMRLGRNCPELPAELFFEPDEWKAAHVLLKKKVPKHAPKLNQVIRLIATLGGFLGRKSDGEPGVKTLWLGLQRVADFGIGLRYAREVGAL
- a CDS encoding alpha/beta hydrolase produces the protein MTVSDEQTGASYDTDIHGYIRVPQEQSGPFPVILLQHGRHQTCELGLGQIPVPVGDDNCPDLAPVITPANSYRGYDYLAENLASHGYAVISIDANDINDNDGSSSAGDAGALARGELILRHLDEFRQINSAGGQAFDDLIGKLDFSRVGIMGHSRGGEGVAKALALNPTRAQPHNILAVFALAPTDYTSMIVSGATYATLLPYCDGDVQNLMGAYVFDDSRGKPGGPHFQILAMGANHNYFNTVWTSDDWTLYGSRNEPYCGANAATSARDTPEGQRAFGEFFMASFFRYFVGGEADYAAYWTGRSEVPASACPDGIAPCEARYHLSIQSAPQDTLLLDATPAATATSSNALDLPVILEGFSAFGTCTATGADGSGCESADPTFSTADQLVLSWDAPARYLSELGRLDARDYDTLSLRIGVSHGDVDNAGGQDFYIALSDAAGSRAALAASDFSLALFDPPGDAYADGGAEKTTLNALRIPLEAFSGVDLSKLTQLELIFDQTPVGTVQLTDLMFQHVLP
- a CDS encoding alpha/beta hydrolase produces the protein MLGLSACGSSEPAPASDPAVVHESFTLDSQVLGEQRRLNVYTPPGYADSDTIYPVLYMPDGGIEEDFPHIAASVDALIREQAIAPVLVVGIENTERRRDLTGETTVESDRDVAPAIGGSDDFRRFISQELVPEIRRRYRVNTQRAIVGESLAGLFVMETFLAHPNLFDRYIAMSPSLWWNDHTLVRQAKNRLPQLADMHRVLWFTTADEADIYPYTDQLAETLTSDAPRDLVWHYVPMKGQHHNTIFRAAKAQAFRTALWKDEP
- a CDS encoding lipid A deacylase LpxR family protein; this encodes MTHHRNTRSGPRDVRFESRPPQARRADSGAFFLGLVAMLLLTATPAFAKGPGSGPADSPVAGIVLDASGREKYNTGWAFYFDNDALTPAERDEDYTGGMALTLSGRRAQESLVSVDTPLAWLDKMVLGTRLDDTHQLHSLQVGAIAFTPGDIQLDAVTPGDRPYASLLYIANGRSYVRGADSTVYHSSFSVGVLGTRAVPEFQDQFHGAIGAQKPKGWDHQISDGGEPTFRYTVTRQDLQRAANTGASTRYEIKSAVAGSVGYLTEASTALSIRWGRINTPWWSGPPDRVEYIAEPAPATGGSVMRSDIKELYVWAGIKAHVRAYNAFLQGQFRHSDLEYDYSDTRPLIAEAWAGVTAQIVGEYRVSWVMRLQSSELRDGPGDRSLLWGGLVVSHDI
- a CDS encoding glycosyltransferase, yielding MKPQLSVVVPTLDEAMAVPALIRALRSQQAIELELIIADASPDETTARACRSLGARVLRTPRGRGRQMNAGAAASHADSLLFLHADSRPTHTRQLRRALDCLDAGIAAVGDTRVAGHFPLRFLRSRSGYGRLFRFIEAKSASNRPGTVNGDQGLLIRRDYFEGLGGFDTHLPYLEDQRIAAHIFAQGRWLLLPDALETSARRFEAGGHYRVYALMALIQVMNEAGVDGFFEPAAGLYAAQSELQRIELRSYLRAAAEAIASHPRRLELARRIARSLGGNAWQINLLMSVLRP